A genomic window from Oceanobacillus timonensis includes:
- the recA gene encoding recombinase RecA, which translates to MSDKQQALDTALRQIEKQFGKGSIMKMGENEIPKIATIPSGSLALDVSLGIGGYPRGRVVEIYGPESSGKTTVALHAIAEAQKQGGQAAFIDAEHALDPVYARALGVNIDELLLSQPDTGEQALEIAEALVRSGAVDIIVVDSVAALVPKAEIEGEMGDSHVGLQARLMSQALRKLSGAINKSNTTAVFINQIREKVGVMFGNPETTPGGRALKFYSSVRLEVRRAETLKVGNEMVGNKARIKVVKNKVAPPFKQAEVDIMYGKGISKEGEVLDVGTDLDIVQKSGAWYSYNGDRLGQGRENAKQFLKENIETFKEINTAIRDHYELDKEPEQNEEKSQEEQESMDL; encoded by the coding sequence GTGAGTGATAAACAACAAGCTTTAGATACGGCTTTAAGACAAATAGAGAAGCAATTTGGTAAAGGTTCCATTATGAAAATGGGGGAGAATGAAATACCAAAGATTGCCACGATTCCAAGCGGTTCACTGGCTTTGGATGTTTCGCTCGGAATTGGCGGTTATCCAAGAGGAAGAGTAGTAGAGATATATGGTCCGGAATCTTCCGGTAAAACTACGGTCGCGCTTCATGCGATTGCAGAAGCTCAGAAGCAGGGCGGGCAGGCTGCTTTTATTGATGCCGAGCATGCACTTGACCCTGTTTATGCACGCGCACTTGGCGTGAATATAGATGAACTTTTATTATCACAGCCGGATACAGGAGAACAGGCTTTAGAGATTGCTGAAGCACTTGTACGAAGCGGTGCAGTAGATATTATTGTTGTCGATTCTGTGGCAGCACTTGTGCCAAAAGCAGAGATTGAAGGAGAGATGGGGGATTCCCATGTCGGCTTGCAGGCCAGATTAATGTCACAGGCGCTCCGTAAATTGTCAGGAGCTATCAATAAATCCAATACAACAGCTGTTTTCATCAACCAAATCCGTGAAAAAGTAGGCGTAATGTTCGGAAATCCGGAAACAACTCCTGGCGGCCGGGCTTTAAAATTCTATTCTTCTGTGCGCTTGGAAGTTCGCCGTGCTGAAACGCTTAAAGTCGGCAATGAGATGGTAGGAAACAAAGCCCGTATTAAGGTTGTAAAAAATAAAGTAGCACCTCCATTCAAACAGGCGGAAGTAGATATTATGTATGGTAAGGGTATTTCCAAAGAAGGGGAAGTCCTGGATGTCGGGACAGATTTGGATATTGTTCAAAAAAGCGGCGCCTGGTATTCTTATAATGGAGACCGCTTAGGTCAGGGAAGAGAGAATGCAAAACAATTCCTGAAAGAAAATATAGAAACATTTAAAGAAATCAATACAGCTATCCGCGACCATTATGAACTGGACAAAGAACCGGAACAAAATGAAGAAAAATCTCAAGAAGAACAGGAAAGCATGGATCTTTAA
- a CDS encoding competence/damage-inducible protein A yields the protein MTKNYQAEIVAVGTELLLGQIANTNAEWLSEQLAAYGINVYNHTVVGDNLDRVEEAFRLAQSRSDIVIVTGGLGPTEDDMTREGFVQLTDLPLVEDKITMDKIESYYQARNRTMTPNNRKQARVFEGARVLKNNAGMAPGMYVDYQGTHWFFLPGVPREMKQISVEELFPFLESLTGKQQVIQSTVLKFIGIGESNLEHELTDMIHEQTNPTIAPLAQDQGVVIRVTASASSKEEAQKLVADKKQEILARVGEYCFGEDEQTIENKVIELLTEQNKTIGAAESLTGGLFSSNLVSAAGASNVFAGSFITYQTAAKSSLLDLSAEWISKYGVVSKECAEAMAEQTALKLQTPMAISFTGVAGPDKQEGKPVGQVYIAICDAGEIVESNAILLSGNRNNIRERAALKGFELLYHYLKK from the coding sequence ATGACAAAAAATTATCAAGCAGAAATCGTTGCGGTAGGTACAGAATTATTATTAGGACAAATAGCAAATACAAATGCAGAGTGGCTGTCAGAGCAATTAGCTGCTTATGGCATTAATGTGTATAACCATACGGTGGTTGGAGATAACCTGGATCGTGTAGAGGAGGCTTTCCGTCTCGCGCAATCACGTTCAGATATTGTGATTGTCACCGGTGGATTAGGGCCGACAGAAGATGACATGACACGGGAAGGCTTTGTACAATTAACAGACCTTCCCCTGGTAGAAGATAAAATAACCATGGATAAAATAGAAAGTTACTACCAAGCGCGTAATCGTACGATGACACCGAATAATCGAAAGCAGGCCCGCGTTTTTGAAGGAGCCCGTGTGTTAAAAAATAACGCTGGCATGGCGCCGGGAATGTATGTGGATTATCAGGGTACACATTGGTTCTTTCTGCCGGGTGTTCCTCGGGAAATGAAGCAGATTTCTGTTGAGGAGCTGTTTCCATTTTTAGAAAGTCTGACCGGGAAGCAGCAGGTCATTCAATCCACGGTGTTGAAATTTATCGGGATTGGGGAATCAAATTTAGAGCATGAATTAACCGATATGATTCATGAACAAACAAATCCGACGATTGCTCCGCTTGCGCAAGATCAAGGTGTTGTTATCCGGGTTACAGCAAGTGCTTCATCCAAGGAAGAAGCTCAAAAGCTTGTTGCTGATAAGAAGCAGGAAATTTTAGCACGTGTTGGGGAGTATTGTTTTGGGGAAGATGAACAGACAATCGAAAACAAAGTGATTGAGCTATTAACAGAACAGAACAAAACAATTGGTGCTGCAGAAAGTCTAACGGGGGGACTGTTTTCTAGTAATCTCGTATCTGCCGCGGGAGCTTCGAATGTATTTGCTGGAAGCTTCATTACGTATCAGACAGCTGCGAAATCGTCTTTATTGGATTTATCAGCGGAATGGATTTCGAAATATGGTGTTGTGAGTAAGGAATGTGCAGAAGCGATGGCCGAACAAACTGCTTTGAAACTGCAGACGCCGATGGCTATTTCTTTTACGGGAGTGGCCGGACCTGATAAACAGGAGGGAAAACCCGTCGGACAAGTTTATATTGCTATTTGTGATGCGGGTGAAATCGTAGAATCAAACGCTATTCTTTTATCAGGAAATCGCAATAACATCCGTGAGAGAGCTGCTTTAAAAGGCTTTGAATTATTATATCACTATTTAAAAAAATAA
- the pgsA gene encoding CDP-diacylglycerol--glycerol-3-phosphate 3-phosphatidyltransferase: MNLPNKLTFTRVLMIPVFIILMSVPFSWGSWEIGDATLPVAHFAAALLFIIAAGTDWVDGYYARKYNLVTNLGKFMDPLADKLLVSAALILLVEIELAPAWVVIIIISRELAVTGLRLVAAGEGTVMAAGSMGKLKTATQMVAIASLLLHNFPFSYISFPFGTIMLYISLVFTIISGVDYFVKNWHIMRDSK, encoded by the coding sequence ATGAATTTACCAAATAAGTTAACTTTTACCCGTGTTTTAATGATACCTGTTTTTATTATACTGATGAGCGTACCATTTTCATGGGGAAGCTGGGAGATAGGCGATGCAACATTACCTGTTGCCCACTTTGCTGCAGCTCTTCTATTTATAATTGCTGCAGGCACAGACTGGGTAGACGGCTACTATGCAAGAAAATATAATCTGGTAACCAATTTAGGGAAGTTTATGGATCCTTTAGCAGATAAACTGCTTGTGTCGGCTGCTTTGATTTTATTAGTAGAAATTGAACTTGCTCCGGCATGGGTTGTCATTATTATTATCAGCAGGGAGCTGGCAGTTACCGGATTAAGACTCGTGGCAGCTGGAGAAGGAACAGTTATGGCTGCCGGAAGTATGGGGAAATTGAAAACAGCAACACAAATGGTTGCCATTGCTTCTTTGTTGCTTCATAATTTTCCATTTTCTTATATAAGCTTTCCGTTTGGCACAATCATGTTATATATTTCTTTAGTATTCACCATTATTTCCGGAGTGGATTACTTTGTTAAAAACTGGCATATAATGAGGGATTCAAAATGA
- a CDS encoding helix-turn-helix domain-containing protein: MDVGEKLKEARLEKDISLDSLQEKTKIQKRYLVAIEEGNFDILPGKFYTRAFIKEYASAVGIDPDDIMTDHKEELPETEEENVQYSRIQRTRKESRSDKESRSLSLIPTVTVVLLMIAIVAVAIFFLSQNSSSPSDGEPAEDSNSNDGGMIIDDSGEEGGNDDADTAEDAEEGTEDGAEEADGETEENGEVSVEVVEEGTGNSPTSVLEVTNISDSTTLTLESADDEQNSWLEVTGSDDEYLFNGNFDADSDPVEIELAEEDTISLNIGNSSAVTVSIDGTDIEYPTSAVHQRIDLQMSDES; encoded by the coding sequence ATGGATGTTGGTGAAAAACTAAAAGAAGCACGGCTGGAGAAGGATATTTCTTTGGACAGCCTGCAGGAGAAAACAAAAATTCAAAAAAGGTACCTGGTTGCAATTGAAGAAGGGAATTTTGATATTCTTCCAGGGAAGTTCTACACGCGTGCATTTATTAAAGAATATGCATCTGCTGTAGGAATTGATCCGGACGATATTATGACTGATCATAAAGAAGAACTTCCGGAAACAGAAGAAGAGAATGTCCAATACAGCAGGATTCAGCGGACCAGAAAAGAGAGCAGATCAGATAAAGAATCACGGTCGTTATCTCTTATTCCGACGGTAACAGTCGTGTTATTAATGATCGCTATCGTTGCAGTAGCTATATTTTTCCTGAGTCAAAATTCATCATCGCCAAGTGACGGGGAACCGGCGGAAGATAGCAATAGTAACGATGGCGGTATGATTATTGATGATTCCGGTGAAGAAGGCGGAAACGATGATGCAGATACTGCTGAAGATGCGGAAGAAGGAACAGAAGATGGAGCGGAAGAAGCGGACGGGGAAACAGAAGAAAATGGAGAAGTCTCCGTTGAGGTTGTTGAAGAAGGAACAGGTAATTCCCCGACGTCTGTGCTTGAAGTAACCAATATCAGTGACAGCACAACATTGACATTGGAATCTGCAGATGATGAACAGAACAGCTGGTTGGAAGTAACTGGTTCTGATGATGAATATTTATTCAACGGTAATTTTGATGCAGATTCAGACCCGGTGGAGATTGAGTTGGCGGAAGAAGATACCATTTCTTTAAATATAGGCAACTCATCCGCAGTGACTGTTTCTATTGATGGAACAGACATAGAATATCCTACTTCTGCGGTTCATCAGCGCATCGATTTGCAGATGAGTGATGAATCATAA
- a CDS encoding DUF3388 domain-containing protein, translated as MDRTEWYLEYENLKNRPGLLGEISSLLGMLTINIIMINGVENSRRAMLILSKHDENIVRLKYILETMDAIKVHKLRKPKLRDKITVRHGKFIHHDNDNRKTIRFVRDELGLLVDFMAELFKVEGHKLIGIRGMPRVGKTESVVAASVSANKRWLFVSSTMIKQTVRKSLIEGEYDSDNIYIIDGIVSKRKMDEEEHWRLIREIMQLPAVKVIEHPDIFVQSTGYSLEDFDYIIELRTHEGQEITYETVENEGLPQDGFSMF; from the coding sequence ATGGATAGAACTGAATGGTACTTAGAATATGAAAATTTAAAAAACCGTCCGGGCTTATTGGGTGAAATCTCTTCTTTGCTCGGGATGCTGACAATTAATATTATTATGATTAATGGCGTCGAAAATTCCCGCAGAGCAATGCTGATTCTATCTAAGCATGATGAGAATATCGTAAGGCTGAAATACATTTTAGAAACAATGGATGCCATTAAAGTACACAAGCTTCGCAAGCCTAAATTGCGTGATAAAATTACCGTTCGTCATGGGAAATTTATCCACCATGATAACGATAATCGGAAAACCATCCGTTTTGTGCGGGATGAGCTTGGCCTTTTAGTTGACTTTATGGCTGAATTATTTAAAGTGGAAGGGCATAAACTTATTGGGATACGGGGAATGCCCAGAGTAGGAAAAACGGAATCTGTTGTTGCAGCAAGCGTCAGTGCTAATAAGCGATGGCTGTTTGTATCCAGCACCATGATTAAACAGACAGTCCGCAAAAGCTTAATAGAAGGAGAATATGATTCGGACAATATTTACATTATCGACGGGATTGTCTCTAAAAGAAAAATGGATGAAGAGGAGCATTGGCGGCTTATCAGAGAAATTATGCAGCTTCCGGCTGTGAAAGTGATTGAACATCCGGATATTTTTGTTCAATCTACCGGATACAGCTTGGAAGATTTTGATTACATTATTGAACTTAGAACACATGAAGGTCAGGAAATCACTTACGAAACAGTGGAAAATGAAGGATTGCCTCAAGATGGATTCTCTATGTTTTAA
- a CDS encoding DUF3243 domain-containing protein, translating to MSVLDNFDSWKGFLKGRLQQAEENGINHDTLTNLAAEVGDYLAESVDAKTPEEEVLKALWSTASEEEQQALASTMIKLVQKHD from the coding sequence ATGTCAGTATTAGATAACTTTGATTCATGGAAAGGGTTTTTAAAAGGACGTTTGCAGCAGGCTGAAGAAAATGGTATTAATCACGATACCCTGACAAATTTGGCAGCGGAAGTCGGCGATTATCTGGCTGAGAGTGTGGATGCGAAAACACCAGAAGAAGAAGTACTGAAAGCTTTATGGAGTACAGCTTCGGAGGAAGAGCAACAAGCGCTTGCCAGCACCATGATAAAACTTGTCCAAAAACATGATTAA